The following proteins are encoded in a genomic region of Anomaloglossus baeobatrachus isolate aAnoBae1 chromosome 6, aAnoBae1.hap1, whole genome shotgun sequence:
- the LOC142317000 gene encoding uncharacterized protein LOC142317000 isoform X2, translating into MSVTRSKAANMYAICTACKLILPEPSTYPHCDNCANMVVSQPGASAGVPPAASVQVAEPPAWVASFTQALSKSFADSMGQLSQTLLSMHQPPPQGVSAAPSSAEPSEHVLGPRPPKRRRTDPPPSSSHGSDSQAEVQGEEDSFTVGSDAASMYPIDLSESDADVSDLIASINSVLNLNPQESEDQPSLVEVHQFTSPKKPRSMFFNHSSFQTTVNKPRACPDKRFPKRSSDDRFPFPPEVVKDWAQSPKVDPPVSRISARTVVAVADGTSLKDPTDRQVDLLARSVFEAAGASFSPSFAAVWALKAISASLTEIHSLSRDSIPEMDTLTARASAFASYAMSAVLEASHRTAVASANSLAIRRILWLREWKADASSKKYLASLPFTGSRLFGEQLDDIIKEATGGKSTSLPQAKPKKPTQGRNQSRFRSFRSSNWSSSKPTVSSTTAKDRKSNWRAKPRPQKTGGAAATKAASS; encoded by the coding sequence atgtctgtcactaggagcaaggctgcaaacatgtatgctatatgcactgcttgcaagctaattctgccagagcctagcacgtacccacattgtgataactgtgctaatatggttgtgtctcagcctggagcctccgcaggggtccctccggctgcttcggtccaggtggctgagcccccggcttgggtagcatcctttacacaggctctttccaagtcgtttgccgattctatggggcagctgtcccagacgctgctgtctatgcatcagcctccccctcagggtgtctctgcggctccgagctctgcagaaccctcagagcatgtcctaggaccccgtccccctaaacggagacgcacggaccctcctccttcctcgtcccacggctctgattcacaagccgaggtgcagggcgaggaggattcgtttactgtgggctcagacgctgcctctatgtaccccattgacttgtctgagagcgatgcggacgttagtgacttgattgcgtccattaactccgttctgaaccttaacccacaggagtcagaggatcaaccctctctggtagaggtacaccagtttacctctcctaagaaacctaggagtatgttttttaaccactccagctttcagaccactgttaacaagcctagggcctgtcctgacaagcgtTTTCCGAAACGCAGCtcagatgaccgtttcccgtttccaccggaggtggttaaggactgggcccagtccccaaaggtagaccctccagtgtccagaatctcagcccgcacagtagttgcggtggccgacggcacttctcttaaagatcccactgaccgccaggttgaccttctggccaggtctgtatttgaggcggcaggagcctccttctctccgtcctttgcggcggtgtgggctcttaaggctatctctgcctctctgacggagattcattccctctccagagactctattcctgagatggataccTTAACCGCCCGAGCTtcagcttttgcatcctacgccatgtctgccgtcctggaagcttctcaccgcacggcagtggcctccgctaactccctcgcgatccgcaggatcttgtggcttcgagagtggaaagcggacgcttcctctaagaagtaccttgcgagtctcccttttactggatcacggctgtttggggaacagctggatgacataattaaggaggctactggcgggaagagtacttccttgccacaagctaaacccaagaaacctacccagggcaggaaccaatcgaggtttcgttcctttcgttcctctaactggtcatcttcTAAGCCCACGGTTtcgtccactaccgccaaggaccgtaaatccaactggcgcgcaaagccgcgccctcaaaagaccggaggagccgctgccaccaaggcagcctcctcgtga